In Nycticebus coucang isolate mNycCou1 chromosome 9, mNycCou1.pri, whole genome shotgun sequence, the following are encoded in one genomic region:
- the LOC128594021 gene encoding LOW QUALITY PROTEIN: S1 RNA-binding domain-containing protein 1-like (The sequence of the model RefSeq protein was modified relative to this genomic sequence to represent the inferred CDS: inserted 2 bases in 1 codon; deleted 2 bases in 2 codons; substituted 2 bases at 2 genomic stop codons), with protein sequence MSSLPRRAKVQVQTTVLKDGFPFFSELXEYWFNMGSSASEDDKEDSAWEPQKQVPRTRKQPAPKESKPKRVSRVKNMPQMSDGSEGIAVKEELNSSVAIADVDLEDRKNKSDTVQTLKTVKTKRKKSAEPLSAXRTKKLKIEEETSKIGSLEGGNTSTETPSTSTMWQSTCKKEKKDDDFTFVPSSFKIMKTERYPRGQPVRAPADAYNIREEIQMHWDIVQVLSERTNTQIWVCANIIRLFNDDNTIPFIIRYRKELINNLDADALREVRQTLEELRAVAKKVHSTIRKIKKEGKMSEYLLKALLTCKTFEELEHVSAPYKTGSKGTKAQRAKQLGLEGAAKTLLENPGQLNLLSHIKPGVKGLSSLQDIEVGVQHILADMIAKDKETLDFIRQLCQSRGVCIQSSLAKVSSTKVNEKDVDKFLLYQNFSCNIRNIQHHQILAINRGENLKILTVKINIPDGVKSEFCRWYIQNRWRQCGFARPELMQILNNSLDDSFKRLIYPLLCREFRAKLTSDAEKESVMMFGRNLRQLLLTSPVPGRTLMGVDPGYKNGCKLAIISSPSQILHTDVVYLHCGQGFQEAEKIKKLLLDYNCSTVVIGNGTACRETEAYFADLIMKNYFAPLDVVYCIVSEAGASIYSVSPEAIKEMPGLDPNLRSAVSIARRVQDPLAELVKIEPKHIGVGMYQHDVSQTLLKATLDSVVEECVSFVGVDINICSEVLLRHIAGLNANRAKNIIEWREKNGPFINREQLKKVKGMGPKSFQQCAGFIRINQDYIRTFCSSEQSEPSDQIQGVAVTSSAGVEVTNEKQSKKKRKTTVNVSLKPNPLDQTCIHPESCDIAMXDFDKPDFKRSIVCLEDLQVGAILTGKVENATLFGIFVDIGVGKSGLIPIRNVTEAKLSKTKKRRSLGLGPGEKVEVQVLSVDIPRSRITLDLIRVL encoded by the exons ATGTCATCATTGCCAAGAAGAGCAAAAGTACAGGTTCAGACTACAGTATTGAAAGAtggatttcctttcttctctgagTTGTAAGAATATTGGTTTAATATGGGATCATCTGCCTCTGAAGATGACAAGGAAGATAGTGCCTGGGAGCCCCAAAAGCAAGTTCCTAGAACCCGTAAGCAGCCTGCTCCCAAGGAATCTAAACCAAAGAGGGTATCTCGGGTGAAGAATATGCCACAGATGAGTGATGGCTCAGAAGGCATTGCTGTCAAAGAGGAGCTGAATAGCTCTGTGGCTATTGCTGATGTTGATctggaagacagaaaaaataaatcagatacTGTACAGACACTAAAAACAGTGAAGACAAAACGGAAAAAGTCAGCTGAGCCACTTTCAGCGTAAAGGACTAAAAAGctgaaaattgaagaagaaacGAGCAAAATTGGAAGCTTAGAGGGTGGGAATACCAGTACAGAGACACCATCCACAAGCACCATGTGGCAAAGTACatgcaagaaggaaaagaaggatgaTGACTTTACATTTGTTCCGTCCTCTTTTAAGATAATGAAGACTGAAAGGTATCCTCGGGGGCAGCCTGTCAGGGCTCCAGCAGATGCCTATAATATTAGAGAAGAGATCCAAATGCACTGGGATATAGTACAGGTTTTATCTGAGAGAACTAACACTCAAATTTGGGTTTGTGCCAATATCATTCGTCTCTTTAATGACGataacacaattcccttcattaTACGGTATCGAAAAGAGCTGATTAATAATCTTGATGCTGATGCTTTGAGAGAAGTTCGACAAACACTGGAAGAGCTACGGGCTGTTGCAAAGAAGGTTCATAGTACAATCCGGAAAATAAAGAAGGAGGGGAAGATGTCTGAGTACTTGTTAAAAGCTTTGCTGACCTGTAAAACTTTTGAAGAATTAGAACATGTGTCTGCTCCATAt aaaactgggagcAAAGGCACCAAAGCACAGAGAGCAAAACAGTTGGGATTAGAAGGAGCAGCCAAGACACTACTTGAGAATCCAGGGCAGCTCAATCTGCTGTCTCACATTAAACCTGGTGTTAAAGGGCTTTCGTCACTCCAGGATATTGAAGTAGGAGTGCAGCATATTTTAGCAGACATGATTGCTAAAGACAAAGAGACGCTTGATTTTATTCGACAATTATGCCAAAGTAGAggtgtttgtatccagtcatctctGGCAAAAGTGTCCTCCACAAAGGTAAATGAGAAAGATGTCGATAAGTTTCTTCTCTACCAGAATTTTTCATGCAACATAAGAAACATCCAACATCATCAGATTCTGGCAATTAACCGTGGAGAAAATTTGAAGATCCTGACAGTTAAAATCAACATTCCCGATGGAGTCAAGAGTGAATTCTGTAGGTGGTACATCCAAAATAGGTGGAGACAATGTGGCTTTGCAAGGCCGGAGTTAATGCAGATCTTAAATAATTCACTAGATGATTCCTTTAAACGCCTTATTTATCCTCTTCTCTGTAGAGAGTTTAGAGCCAAACTAACATCAGATGCAGAGAAAGAATCAGTAATGATGTTTGGACGCAACCTTCGTCAGCTCCTCTTAACAAGCCCTGTACCAGGACGCACCTTAATGGGAGTGGATCCTGGTTATAAA AATGGTTGCAAATTAGCTATAATTTCTTCTCCCAGTCAAATACTTCATACTGATGTGGTTTACTTGCATTGTGGACAAGGCTTCCAAGaggcagagaaaataaagaagcttTTGCTGGATTACAACTGCAGTACAGTGGTGATTGGAAATGGAACTGCTTGCCGGGAAACAGAAGCTTACTTTGCCGACCTGATAATGAAAAATTACTTTGCGCCACTGGATGTTGTTTACTGTATTGTCAGCGAAGCAGGAGCATCAATCTACAGTGTCAGCCCTGAAGCTATCAAAGAGATGCCAGGGCTGGACCCTAATTTGAGAAGTGCAGTTTCCATAGCAAGGCGT GTACAAGATCCATTAGCTGAGCTAGTGAAAATTGAGCCCAAGCACATTGGAGTTGGAATGTATCAGCATGATGTATCTCAGACTTTACTTAAGGCAACACTGGACAGTGTTGTAGAAGAATGTGTCAGCTTTGTGGGAGTGGATATTAACATCTGTTCAGAAGTTTTGTTAAGGCATATCGCAGGACTTAATGCCAACAGGGCCAAAAATATCATTGAATGGCGAGAGAAAAATGGGCCCTTCATCAACCGAGAGCAGCTGAAGAAAGTGAAAGGGATGGGTCCAAAATCCTTCCAGCAGTGTGCAGGCTTCATCAGAATTAACCAAGATTATATCCGAACATTTTGCAGTAGTGAGCAAAGTGAGCCTTCAGACCAAATTCAAGGAGTTGCTGTGACGTCTTCAGCAGGTGTTGAGGTCACAAATGAGAAGCAGAGCAAAAAGAAGCGCAAAACTACAGTGAATGTTTCACTAAAGCCAAATCCTTTGGACCAAACTTGTATTCATCCAGAATCATGTGACATAGCAAT AGATTTTGATAAGCCAGATTTCAAGAGAAGCATAGTGTGCTTGGAAGATCTGCAAGTTGGGGCAATTCTTACAGGCAAAGTCGAGAATGCCACTCTGTTTGGAATTTTTGTGGATATAGGAGTGGGGAAATCAGGGCTGATTCCCATACGAAATGTAACAGAAGCAAAACTTTCTAAAACAAAGAAGAGAAGGAGCCTAGGACTAGGCCCTGGAGAAAAAGTGGAGGTCCAAGTGCTCAGTGTTGACATCCCCCGCTCTAGGATTACTCTGGACCTCATCCGGGTGTTGTGA